A DNA window from Gigantopelta aegis isolate Gae_Host chromosome 4, Gae_host_genome, whole genome shotgun sequence contains the following coding sequences:
- the LOC121372369 gene encoding neuroglobin-like: MEDKHIELLHSSWDQFKEGDLLENGAHTYFRLFSKYPTAKDLFNFHDNDEITLENFRQNEKFCFHLKMVFKETIANVIKSLNDLMDLAALVPFLQELGGRHHTRGITKYFDAFGECLYYALERKLGSDFTPEVKEAWVVLFGIIETNMKIGMSQQAKKEDA; this comes from the exons ATGGAGGATAAACATATCGAACTCCTTCATTCTTCGTGGGACCAGTTTAAAGAAGGCGATCTCCTAGAAAATGGCGCCCATACGTACTTCAG ACTGTTTTCAAAGTATCCAACAGCAAAAGATTTGTTTAACTTCCACGACAATGATGAAATTACACTAGAAAATTTCAGGCAAAACGAGAAATTCTGCTTTCATTTGAAGATGGTCTTCAAAGAAACCATAGCGAATGTGATTAAAAGTCTGAATGACCTCATGGACCTGGCAGCATTGGTACCGTTTCTTCAAGAACTAGGAGGGAGGCATCACACACGTGGCATCACAAAATACTTTGAT GCTTTTGGTGAATGTCTGTATTACGCATTGGAGCGTAAACTGGGATCAGATTTCACTCCAGAAGTAAAGGAAGCATGGGTTGTCTTGTTCGGTATCATAGAGACCAATATGAAGATTGGGATGTCCCAACAAGCGAAAAAGGAGGACGCATAA
- the LOC121369652 gene encoding neuroglobin-like codes for MGCGSSTAVTTLTDIDKTLLRESWQEFNEGDIVENGAHMYLRLFSKYPETKTLFSFNKDEVISEDNYKTNSQFCRHVKKVFVDTLGTAINGMDDLPALAPTLKDLGGRHTGYGVTMKHYGILGQCLVYSLEHKLGSNFTKAKKQAWVNFFSVIAANMREGMEEQRKREENEAKPT; via the exons ATGGGATGTGGAAGCAGCACCGCGGTGACTACCCTGACGGACATAGACAAGACTCTACTCCGGGAATCGTGGCAGGAATTCAACGAAGGAGACATAGTGGAAAACGGCGCACACATGTACTTAAG gttattttctaaatatccCGAAACGAAGACGTTGTTCAGTTTCAACAAAGATGAGGTGATCAGCGAAGACAACTACAAGACGAACAGCCAGTTCTGCCGACACGTGAAGAAGGTGTTTGTTGACACGCTGGGCACCGCCATTAACGGCATGGACGACCTGCCCGCATTGGCGCCAACTCTGAAAGACCTGGGAGGACGTCACACAGGTTATGGCGTCACCATGAAGCACTATGGT ATACTTGGCCAGTGTTTGGTGTACTCACTGGAGCACAAACTGGGTTCGAACTTCACTAAAGCTAAGAAACAAGCGTGGGTGAACTTCTTTTCTGTGATCGCAGCAAACATGCGGGAGGGGATGGAAGAACAGCGCAAGAGAGAAGAGAACGAGGCAAAGCCTACTTAG